Proteins encoded in a region of the Vicia villosa cultivar HV-30 ecotype Madison, WI linkage group LG5, Vvil1.0, whole genome shotgun sequence genome:
- the LOC131601492 gene encoding uncharacterized protein LOC131601492, which translates to MKAMEIQKIPGLDFNDLGLVSDIVIPPKFKVPVFAKYDGVSCPKLHLRSYVRKILPHTTDNKLWIHFFQESMSGTQLEWYYQLESTKVHTWEDLAAAFYKQYQYNADLAPTRTQLRGMSMAPKESFKGYAQKWRDLAGRVQPPLSDRELVDMFMGTLTGPFYSHLLGSSSSGFTDLILTGERVESGIQSGKIQIGSSSGTTKWPISGRNEVNTMHSQKGRKNEHYQSVGAVLISASTSQKDQPPKYTRRPDAPRRNFTRINMPISQALQHLLKADLITLKDLPKNVNTSSPSYRPDATCAYHSNCPGHDADHCWTLKNKIQDMIDAGEIEFDPPETPNVITTPMPKHDKTVNAIIDTVYIYDVRELSTPLLEVKRKLIRAGYFPGCDPDCFYCAHLPNGCENLKIGIQKWMDRRIIMFERLPSMDDLCEVFANGMRIEDVSVVSNIPLKIPTKTPFKISAAPKVASVIITSPAPFPYSSDKTVPWSYGTNVYVHGVKQDTLTEEAMNFTTPTVDNIVGTSKITRSGRIFSPEISPNVATNSVQVPVPNQDINARGKEPLVEPVQVPVETTVEDPSKQEMEEILKIICKSDYNIVEQLGHTASKISMLSLLKYSEAHAKALMKFLKAAHVPQEISVDQFENCVTSLTVNNGLGFSDADLTPAGKNHNKALHISIECNGTTLSHVLVDNGSSLNVLPKAVLEKLDFEGVVLQPSDVVVRAFDGSTRTVYGKVKLPIRVGSQIFDSTFYVMEIHPAYSCLLGRPWIHGANAVTSTLHQKLKYPVKGKIVTVYGEEEYVVSHLSNSKYVEMDGEFIETPCQSFEVVPPDVSTAKHISVTPATKVTPTMASLKDAKAVIEEGGCTVWGQLLDVPYTFDKLGLGYANRNQKNDQSPRSGGSMSHFISQGVNAIEDDGVILNHIPPVSMEVWDTLGEPSGGYDFLVKYTAPQSYFITMEDITPTGWGDQFEDCKSFTSSIVEQYQSPPSPKEVWDTLGEPSGMYDFMVKYSAPLSSQIAIKDITPTGWDNHFEDNMTFTSPVAFEEV; encoded by the coding sequence atgaaagctatggagatacaaaaaatacctggtttagacttcaatgaccTTGGGttagtctcagatattgttatccctccaaaattcaaagttcctgtctttgcaaagtatgatggagtttcttgcccaaaactgcatctgaggtcctatgtaaggaagatactacctcatacaacagataacaaattgtggattcatttcttccaggaaagtatgtcgggtacacaactcgagtggtactaccaactggaaagtacaaaagttcacacctgggaagatttggctgctgctttctacaaacagtatcaatacaacgctgacctcgcaccaacccgtactcaactacgaggcatgtctatggcaccaaaagaaagtttcaaagggtatgcacaaaagtggagagatctggctggaagggttcaaccacccttatctgatcgcgagctagtcgacatgttcatgggcactttaactggccctttctacagtcatttactgggaagctcatcatcaggtttcactgacttgatattaactggagagcgtgttgaaagcggtattcaaagtggaaaaatccaaataggctcctcctctggtactacaaagtggcccatcagtgggagaaatgaagtcaatacaatgcatagtcagaaaggtcgcaaaaatgagcattaccaatctgtaggggctgttctgatctctgcatccacatctcaaaaagatcaaccaccgaaatatacgcgtcgaccagatgcaccaagaagaaacttcaccagaatcaatatgccaatctctcaagcattgcagcatttgttaaaagcagatctgatcacattgaaagatcttccaaagaatgtcaacacttcctctccgagttatcgccccgatgcaacatgtgcataccattctaactgtccaggacatgacgcagatcactgttggaccctgaaaaataaaatacaagacatgatagatgctggggaaattgagttcgatcctccagagactccaaatgtcatcactacaCCTATGCCGAAACACGATAAGAcggttaatgctatcatagacactgtttatatctatgatgtgagagaattgtcaactccgctccttgaagtcaaaagaaagctaatacgagctggttactttccaggttgtgaccctgattgcttttattgtgcacacctacccaatggttgtgagaatctgaaaataggaattcaaaagtggatggatcgtcgtatcattatgtttgagaggctcccttctatggacgatttatgcgaagtttttgcaaatgggatgagaatagaggacgtctcagtggtttctaacataccattgaaaatccctaccaaaacccctttcaaaatttctgctgcacccaaagtggcatcggtaatcattaccagtccggctccatttccatactcctcagacaaaactgtcccgtggagttatggcactaatgtttatgtccatggagttaagcaagacaccttgactgaagaggccatgaattttactactccaactgttgataatattgtgggtactagtaagattacgagaagtggaaggatcttttcaccagaaatttctccaaatgttgctactaattcagtccaggtcccagttcctaatcaagatatcaacgctcgaggcaaagagccattagttgaaccagttcaagtaccggtggaaaccactgttgaagatccgtcgaagcaagaaatggaggaaatattgaaaatcatctgcaaaagtgattacaatattgtcgaacaactggggcacactgcttcaaagatttcaatgttgtctttgctaaaatattcagaggctcatgccaaggccctgatgaagttcctgaaagctgcacatgtaccacaggagatttcagtcgatcaatttgaaaattgtgttaccAGTCTAAcagtgaacaatggtctcggtttctctgatgctgatttaacccctgctgggaaaaatcacaataaagccctgcacatctccattgaatgtaacggcaccactttgtctcatgtgctggtggacaacggttcctctttgaacgtgttaccaaaagcagtactggaaaaacttgacttcgaaggagttgtgttacaaccaagcgatgttgtggtaagagccttcgacgggtcaacaagaacagtgtatggaaaagtgaagctcccaatcagagtgggctctcagatctttgattctaccttttacgtaatggaaattcacccagcatattcctgtttactaggacgcccttggatacatggggcaaatgctgtaacttctaccctgcatcagaagttaaagtatccggtaaaaggcaagatcgtcacagtttatggcgaagaagagtatgtggttagccacctgagcaactccaagtatgttgagatggatggagaattcatcgaaactccctgccaatcttttgaggtggtccctccagatgtctctactgccaaacatatctctgttactcctgctacaaaagtaactccaactatggcttctctcaaagatgccaaagctgtgatcgaagaaggtggttgcacagtatggggacagctcctcgatgtaccttacacgttcgataagctaggcctgggctatgctaatagaaatcagaagaacgatcaaagtcctcgttctggaggatcaatgtcacatttcatcagccaaggagtgaacgctattgaagacgatggagtgatcttgaaccatattccacctgtttccatggaagtttgggatactttgggagaaccaagcggcgggtatgattttctagtaaagtacactgcacctcagagttatTTTATTaccatggaagacattaccccaactggatggggtgatcagtttgaagattgcaaaagtttcacaagttccatcgttgagcaatatcaaagtccacctagtccaaaagaagtctgggatacactaggagaaccaagtggcatgtatgactttatggtgaagtattctgctcccctgagctcgcagattgCTATtaaagacatcaccccaactggatgggacaaccatttcgaagacaatatgacattcacaagccctgtcgcttTTGAAGAAGTCtag